One Pseudomonas sp. FP1742 genomic window carries:
- a CDS encoding GntR family transcriptional regulator, whose protein sequence is MNDLQALRPDDTQPTPLYLQLARNLEAAIHAGQWKAEQAMPSERNLSEMLGISRVTARKALEVLFEQGLIRRNQGSGTFITPRLEQPLSRLSGFSEMLRLKGFVPGSQWLEREITPPTHEELIRLGLSPNDKVARLKRLRKADDTVMAIEMSTLPASIIPRPQAVGDSLYEYLDGIGKPVVRALQHIQAINASDEFAALVGIAPGTAMLLMTRVGYLEDNTPIEVTDTYCRNDYYDFVAELRR, encoded by the coding sequence ATGAACGACCTCCAGGCCCTACGTCCTGACGACACCCAGCCCACGCCCCTGTACCTGCAACTGGCGCGCAATCTGGAAGCGGCAATCCACGCCGGCCAGTGGAAAGCCGAACAGGCAATGCCGTCGGAACGCAACCTCAGCGAAATGCTCGGCATCTCCCGCGTCACCGCCCGCAAAGCACTGGAAGTACTGTTCGAGCAAGGCCTGATCCGCCGCAACCAGGGTTCAGGCACATTTATCACGCCACGCCTGGAACAACCGCTGTCGCGCCTCTCGGGGTTCAGCGAAATGCTCCGCCTCAAGGGTTTCGTCCCCGGCTCGCAATGGCTGGAACGGGAAATCACCCCGCCGACCCACGAAGAACTGATCCGCCTCGGCCTGTCGCCCAACGACAAGGTCGCGCGGCTCAAACGCTTGCGCAAAGCCGACGACACCGTGATGGCGATCGAGATGAGCACCTTGCCCGCGTCAATCATTCCCAGGCCGCAAGCGGTGGGCGATTCCCTCTACGAGTACCTCGACGGCATTGGCAAACCGGTGGTCCGCGCCCTGCAACACATTCAGGCGATCAACGCCTCGGACGAATTCGCCGCGCTGGTGGGCATCGCCCCCGGCACCGCCATGCTGCTGATGACCCGGGTCGGCTATCTGGAAGACAACACGCCGATCGAAGTCACCGACACCTATTGCCGCAACGACTACTACGACTTTGTCGCAGAGCTTCGCCGCTAA
- a CDS encoding murein L,D-transpeptidase family protein → MRWLLALFCLSFVAVSQASVAAAPDGKVIEKVLVLKSAHQLQLINDGKPFKTYRISLGKRPIGPKLMEGDKRTPEGLYWLDWRKTSDRFNLAMHISYPNVSDSARARREGVEPGGMIMIHGTPDTEDNPEDLFHTLDWTDGCIAMRNMDMREVWGLVPDGTMIEIRP, encoded by the coding sequence ATGCGCTGGTTGCTTGCCCTGTTTTGCTTATCGTTCGTCGCAGTCTCCCAGGCTTCCGTCGCGGCCGCCCCGGACGGCAAAGTCATCGAAAAAGTTCTGGTCCTCAAATCTGCCCATCAGTTGCAGTTGATCAACGACGGCAAGCCATTCAAGACCTATCGCATTTCATTGGGCAAACGCCCCATCGGCCCAAAACTGATGGAAGGTGATAAACGCACCCCCGAAGGCCTTTACTGGCTGGACTGGCGCAAGACCAGTGACCGTTTCAACCTGGCGATGCACATCTCCTACCCCAACGTCAGCGACTCCGCCCGCGCCCGGCGCGAAGGCGTCGAGCCTGGCGGCATGATCATGATCCACGGTACCCCGGACACCGAAGACAACCCCGAAGACCTGTTCCACACCCTGGACTGGACCGACGGCTGCATCGCCATGCGCAACATGGACATGCGCGAAGTCTGGGGCCTGGTGCCTGACGGCACGATGATCGAAATCCGCCCGTAA
- a CDS encoding NUDIX hydrolase: MKFCSQCGNPVTQRIPEGDSRLRFVCDSCHTIHYQNPNIVAGCVPTWGSKVLLCRRAIEPRLGYWTLPAGFMENGETIEQAAIRETAEEACARVRNLSIYTLIDVPHISQVHVFFRAELVDLDFCAGPESLEVQLFEEADIPWGELAFRTVGRTLECFFADRRAEVYPVRSESIPPLAQPAII, translated from the coding sequence ATGAAATTTTGCAGTCAATGCGGCAACCCGGTGACCCAGCGCATTCCCGAAGGCGATTCGCGCCTGCGTTTTGTCTGCGACAGCTGTCACACCATTCATTACCAGAACCCCAATATCGTCGCCGGTTGCGTGCCGACCTGGGGCTCGAAGGTGTTGCTGTGCCGCCGCGCCATCGAGCCACGGCTCGGTTACTGGACCTTGCCGGCCGGCTTCATGGAAAACGGTGAGACCATCGAACAGGCCGCCATTCGCGAGACCGCCGAAGAAGCCTGTGCCCGGGTGCGCAACCTGAGCATCTATACCCTGATCGATGTGCCGCACATCAGCCAGGTGCATGTGTTCTTTCGCGCCGAGCTGGTGGATCTGGATTTTTGCGCGGGCCCCGAGAGCCTGGAAGTGCAGCTGTTCGAAGAGGCCGATATTCCTTGGGGCGAACTGGCTTTCCGCACGGTGGGCCGTACATTAGAATGCTTCTTCGCTGACCGGCGGGCAGAGGTCTACCCCGTGCGGTCCGAATCGATCCCGCCGCTTGCTCAGCCTGCCATCATCTAA
- a CDS encoding CoA pyrophosphatase → MLDELLHRVSNHTPRTLETDRRFPEAAVLVPITRSDEPELVLTLRASGLSTHGGEVAFPGGRRDPEDPDLIFTALREAEEEIGLPPGLVEVIGPLSPLISLHGIKVTPYVGVIPDFVEYLANDAEIAAVFSVPLEFFRKDPREHTHRIDYQGHSWYVPSYRYGEYKIWGLTAIMIVELINLLYDAKISLHEPPKSFTNT, encoded by the coding sequence ATGCTGGACGAGCTACTGCACCGGGTAAGCAATCACACGCCGCGTACGCTGGAAACCGACCGACGTTTCCCCGAAGCCGCGGTATTGGTGCCCATCACGCGCAGTGACGAACCTGAACTGGTCCTGACCCTTCGCGCCAGCGGGCTCTCGACCCATGGCGGTGAAGTCGCTTTTCCCGGCGGTCGTCGCGACCCCGAAGACCCTGATCTGATCTTCACCGCCCTGCGCGAAGCCGAAGAGGAAATCGGCCTGCCACCGGGGCTGGTCGAAGTGATCGGCCCGCTGAGCCCGCTGATCTCCCTGCACGGGATCAAGGTCACGCCCTATGTCGGCGTGATTCCGGATTTCGTCGAGTACCTGGCCAACGATGCCGAGATCGCCGCGGTGTTCAGCGTGCCCCTGGAGTTCTTCCGCAAGGATCCGCGCGAGCACACTCATCGCATCGACTACCAGGGCCACAGTTGGTACGTGCCGAGCTACCGTTATGGCGAGTACAAGATCTGGGGGCTGACGGCGATCATGATCGTCGAGTTGATCAACTTGCTCTATGACGCGAAAATCAGCCTGCATGAACCGCCCAAGAGTTTTACCAACACCTGA
- a CDS encoding gamma carbonic anhydrase family protein: MKYRLGDARVDTHPQSWVAPNAVLVGKVKLEEGANVWFNAVLRGDNELILIGKNSNVQDGTVMHTDMGYPLTIGTGVTIGHNAMLHGCTVGDYSLIGINAVILNGAKIGKNCIIGANSLIGEGKEIPDGSLVMGSPGKVVRELTEPQKKMLEASAAHYVHNSQRYARDLVEQEQ, from the coding sequence ATGAAATACCGCCTGGGTGACGCCCGCGTCGACACTCATCCGCAGAGCTGGGTCGCTCCCAATGCCGTGCTGGTGGGCAAGGTCAAACTGGAAGAGGGCGCCAACGTCTGGTTCAACGCCGTGTTGCGTGGCGACAACGAATTGATCCTGATCGGCAAGAACAGCAACGTGCAGGACGGTACCGTGATGCACACCGACATGGGTTATCCGCTGACCATCGGCACTGGCGTGACCATTGGCCACAACGCCATGCTTCACGGCTGCACGGTGGGCGATTACAGCCTGATCGGCATCAATGCGGTAATCCTCAATGGCGCAAAAATCGGCAAGAACTGCATCATCGGCGCCAACTCGTTGATCGGCGAGGGCAAGGAAATTCCGGACGGTTCGCTGGTCATGGGCTCGCCGGGCAAGGTGGTACGCGAGTTGACCGAGCCGCAGAAAAAGATGCTCGAAGCCAGCGCCGCCCACTATGTGCATAACTCGCAGCGTTATGCCCGTGATCTGGTCGAGCAGGAACAATGA
- a CDS encoding DUF1289 domain-containing protein, which translates to MSTPERERPVPSPCVSICALDEDDICTGCQRTVEEITRWSRMDNEERRKVLGLCHERAKSSGLIWMLPSKSDS; encoded by the coding sequence ATGAGCACCCCTGAACGTGAGCGTCCGGTCCCGTCGCCGTGCGTGAGCATTTGTGCACTGGATGAGGATGACATTTGCACCGGGTGTCAGCGCACGGTGGAAGAAATCACCCGCTGGAGCCGGATGGACAACGAGGAACGACGCAAGGTGTTGGGGTTGTGTCATGAGCGGGCGAAGTCGAGTGGGTTGATCTGGATGTTGCCTTCCAAATCCGACTCCTGA